One segment of Anguilla anguilla isolate fAngAng1 chromosome 1, fAngAng1.pri, whole genome shotgun sequence DNA contains the following:
- the ddhd1a gene encoding phospholipase DDHD1 isoform X1 yields the protein MNRYTDKTSLLSPPQSPENRGSSVGNTSRDWELRNDVFVCCYDEPMSDMIHGGMHSVQPGLDGRLPLLRARHGSSQDGMVLGLVDEDYPGCHNRGGDSGATYIDADLDYSESDGNVAPLMETRKRNRSSSSRHRYEVVTELGPEEVRWFYKEDKKTWKHFVGHDSLKIEVMFRKFCELYPDKAKRQGPTGMEAEDGETADASQPPPGEPEGTEEAGQVTEEPRSKVKADRASVVERTNSTDERDIDTISINVDAVCVRGGLYEVDVKEKECYPVYWNQQDRIPVMRGQWFIDGTWLPLEEDESDLIEVEHLDCFRGQQMQDTFDTDVVAKTVDSKDVLSHLPPFYLPFLFKWRGYQPSAKSACHKRKRCQAIHSLKLSRSHVDWHSVDEVYLYSDATTSKIARTVTQKLGFSKASSSGTRLHRGYVEEASLEDKPPQTTHIVFVVHGIGQKMDQGRIIKNTGMMRDAARKMEEKHFSERTAEHVEFLPVEWRSKLALDGDTVDSITPDKVRGLRDMLNSSAMDIMYYTSPLYRDEITKGLTQELNRLYTLFCSRNPEFEENGGKVSIVSHSLGCVITFDIMTGWDPVRFCLQEHHELEEVDLRWLSYEERHLLEQLQITRRRLRELEDQLQGLEASKALSSPALKFKVENFFCMGSPLAVFLALRGIRPGNSGYQDHILPKSICQRLFNIFHPTDPVAYRLEPLILKHYSNIAPVQIHWCNTTNPTHYEEIRPTFINPVKETASDTESIPSPSTSPVLARRHYGESITNLGKASILGAASIGKGIGGILFSRFSRSSSQTSGVEGGAPEGEEKRPGESQSSYGLSAMSQSTSAIIDTTLELEHRIDFELREGLVESRYWSAVTSHTAYWSSHDVALFLLTFMYRQNELPESSEDNPDPV from the exons ATGAACAGGTATACGGATAAGACGTCTTTACTTAGTCCTCCACAGAGCCCTGAAAATAGAGGTTCGTCTGTCGGCAACACTAGCAGAGACTGGGAATTGAGAAACGATGTTTTCGTATGCTGCTATGACGAACCGATGAGCGATATGATACATGGTGGGATGCATTCTGTGCAGCCCGGTCTGGACGGGCGCTTGCCACTGCTACGAGCCCGTCACGGGTCATCCCAGGATGGCATGGTGTTAGGCCTAGTGGATGAGGATTACCCCGGTTGTCACAACCGCGGTGGTGACTCTGGTGCAACCTACATCGATGCTGACCTGGACTACAGCGAAAGCGATGGGAATGTCGCCCCTTTGATGGAGACCAGGAAAAGGAATCGATCTAGCAGTTCCAGACATCGTTATGAGGTTGTCACAGAACTGGGACCAGAGGAAGTGCGGTGGTTTTACAAGGAGGACAAGAAAACCTGGAAACATTTTGTTGGACACGACTCTCTAAAAATCGAGGTCATGTTCCGCAAATTCTGCGAACTGTATCCGGACAAGGCCAAACGCCAGGGTCCCACAGGCATGGAGGCGGAGGACGGAGAAACAGCCGATGCGTCCCAGCCGCCACCCGGGGAACCAGAGGGGACAGAAGAGGCTGGACAAGTGACTGAAGAACCAAGAAGTAAAGTTAAGGCGGACAGAGCATCAGTGGTGGAGAGAACAAACTCGACAGACGAGCGAGATATAGATACAATTAGCATCAATGTTGATGCAGTATGCGTCCGAGGGGGACTGTATGAAGTAGATGTGAAAGAGAAGGAGTGCTATCCCGTGTACTGGAATC AGCAGGATCGTATCCCGGTAATGAGGGGGCAGTGGTTTATCGACGGGACGTGGCTCCCCCTGGAGGAGGACGAGAGCGACCTCATCGAAGTGGAGCACCTGGACTGTTTCCGGGGGCAACAGATGCAGGACACTTTTGACACAGACGTGGTGGCCAAGACGGTGGACAGCAAAGATG TTCTCTCCCACCTGCCCCCCTTCTACCTCCCCTTTCTGTTCAAATGGAGAGGATATCAGCCCAGTGCTAAATCTGCATGTCACAAGAGAAAGCGCTGCCAAG CCATTCACAGTCTGAAGCTGAGCCGGAGCCACGTGGACTGGCACAGCGTGGACGAGGTGTATCTGTACAGCGACGCCACCACCTCCAAGATCGCCCGCACCGTGACGCAGAAGCTCGGGTTCTCCAAAG CCTCCAGCAGCGGGACGCGCCTGCACCGGGGCTACGTGGAGGAGGCCTCTCTGGAGGACAAGCCCCCGCAGACCACGCACATCGTCTTCGTGGTCCACGGCATCGGCCAGAAGATGGACCAGGGCCGCATCATCAAGAACACCGGCAT GATGAGGGACGCCGCGaggaagatggaggagaagCACTTTTCGGAGCGCACTGCCGAGCACGTGGAGTTCCTGCCCGTGGAGTGGAGGTCCAAGCTGGCCCTGGACGGAG ACACGGTGGACTCCATCACCCCAGACAAGGTTCGCGGCCTGAGAGACATGCTGAACAGCAGTGCCATGGACATCATGTACTACACCAGCCCCCTGTACAGGGATGAG ATCACCAAAGGCCTGACGCAGGAGCTGAACCGGCTCTACACGCTCTTCTGCTCGCGGAACCCCGAGTTCGAGGAGAACGGCGGGAAGGTGTCCATCGTGTCCCACTCGCTGGGCTGCGTCATCACCTTCGACATCATGACCGGCTGGGACCCGGTGCGCTTCTGCCTGCAGGAGCATCacgagctggaggaggtggacCTGCGCTGGCTCAGCTACGAggagcgccacctgctggagcagctgcagaTCACCAGGCGGCG GTTGAGGGAGCTGGAGGATCAGCTTCAGGGGCTGGAGGCCTCCAAGGCACTGTCGTCCCCGGCCCTGAAGTTTAAG GTGGAGAACTTCTTCTGCATGGGCTCCCCGCTGGCCGTCTTCCTGGCCCTGCGGGGCATCCGGCCGGGCAACAGTGGCTACCAGGACCACATCCTGCCCAAATCCATCTGCCAGCGCCTGTTCAACATCTTCCACCCCACCGACCCCGTG GCTTACAGGCTGGAGCCCCTCATCCTGAAGCATTACAGCAACATTGCACCTGTCCAAATACACTG GTGCAACACCACCAACCCCACCCATTACGAGGAGATCCGTCCGACGTTCATCAACCCGGTGAAGGAGACTGCCTCGGACACGGAGAGCATCCCCAgccccagcacctcccccgTGCTGGCCCGCAGGCACTACGGGGAGTCCATCACCAACCTGGGCAAGGCCAGCATcctgg GCGCGGCGAGCATCGGCAAGGGCATCGGCGGGATCCTGTTCTCCAGATTCTCCCGCTCCAGCAGCCAGACGTCCGGCGTGGAGGGCGGGGCGCCCGAGGGCGAGGAGAAGAGACCGGGGGAGAGCCAATCGTCATACGGCCTGTCCGCCATGTCACAGTCCACCTCCGCCATCATCGATACCACGC tGGAGCTGGAGCACCGCATCGACTTCGAGCTCCGCGAGGGCCTGGTGGAGAGCCGCTATTGGTCGGCAGTGACGTCGCACACAGCCTATTGGTCCTCGCACGACGTGGCGCTGTTCCTGCTGACCTTCATGTACAGGCAGAACGAGCTGCCCGAGTCCAGCGAAGACAATCCTGACCCGGTGTAG
- the ddhd1a gene encoding phospholipase DDHD1 isoform X2: MNRYTDKTSLLSPPQSPENRGSSVGNTSRDWELRNDVFVCCYDEPMSDMIHGGMHSVQPGLDGRLPLLRARHGSSQDGMVLGLVDEDYPGCHNRGGDSGATYIDADLDYSESDGNVAPLMETRKRNRSSSSRHRYEVVTELGPEEVRWFYKEDKKTWKHFVGHDSLKIEVMFRKFCELYPDKAKRQGPTGMEAEDGETADASQPPPGEPEGTEEAGQVTEEPRSKVKADRASVVERTNSTDERDIDTISINVDAVCVRGGLYEVDVKEKECYPVYWNQQDRIPVMRGQWFIDGTWLPLEEDESDLIEVEHLDCFRGQQMQDTFDTDVVAKTVDSKDAIHSLKLSRSHVDWHSVDEVYLYSDATTSKIARTVTQKLGFSKASSSGTRLHRGYVEEASLEDKPPQTTHIVFVVHGIGQKMDQGRIIKNTGMMRDAARKMEEKHFSERTAEHVEFLPVEWRSKLALDGDTVDSITPDKVRGLRDMLNSSAMDIMYYTSPLYRDEITKGLTQELNRLYTLFCSRNPEFEENGGKVSIVSHSLGCVITFDIMTGWDPVRFCLQEHHELEEVDLRWLSYEERHLLEQLQITRRRLRELEDQLQGLEASKALSSPALKFKVENFFCMGSPLAVFLALRGIRPGNSGYQDHILPKSICQRLFNIFHPTDPVAYRLEPLILKHYSNIAPVQIHWCNTTNPTHYEEIRPTFINPVKETASDTESIPSPSTSPVLARRHYGESITNLGKASILGAASIGKGIGGILFSRFSRSSSQTSGVEGGAPEGEEKRPGESQSSYGLSAMSQSTSAIIDTTLELEHRIDFELREGLVESRYWSAVTSHTAYWSSHDVALFLLTFMYRQNELPESSEDNPDPV, encoded by the exons ATGAACAGGTATACGGATAAGACGTCTTTACTTAGTCCTCCACAGAGCCCTGAAAATAGAGGTTCGTCTGTCGGCAACACTAGCAGAGACTGGGAATTGAGAAACGATGTTTTCGTATGCTGCTATGACGAACCGATGAGCGATATGATACATGGTGGGATGCATTCTGTGCAGCCCGGTCTGGACGGGCGCTTGCCACTGCTACGAGCCCGTCACGGGTCATCCCAGGATGGCATGGTGTTAGGCCTAGTGGATGAGGATTACCCCGGTTGTCACAACCGCGGTGGTGACTCTGGTGCAACCTACATCGATGCTGACCTGGACTACAGCGAAAGCGATGGGAATGTCGCCCCTTTGATGGAGACCAGGAAAAGGAATCGATCTAGCAGTTCCAGACATCGTTATGAGGTTGTCACAGAACTGGGACCAGAGGAAGTGCGGTGGTTTTACAAGGAGGACAAGAAAACCTGGAAACATTTTGTTGGACACGACTCTCTAAAAATCGAGGTCATGTTCCGCAAATTCTGCGAACTGTATCCGGACAAGGCCAAACGCCAGGGTCCCACAGGCATGGAGGCGGAGGACGGAGAAACAGCCGATGCGTCCCAGCCGCCACCCGGGGAACCAGAGGGGACAGAAGAGGCTGGACAAGTGACTGAAGAACCAAGAAGTAAAGTTAAGGCGGACAGAGCATCAGTGGTGGAGAGAACAAACTCGACAGACGAGCGAGATATAGATACAATTAGCATCAATGTTGATGCAGTATGCGTCCGAGGGGGACTGTATGAAGTAGATGTGAAAGAGAAGGAGTGCTATCCCGTGTACTGGAATC AGCAGGATCGTATCCCGGTAATGAGGGGGCAGTGGTTTATCGACGGGACGTGGCTCCCCCTGGAGGAGGACGAGAGCGACCTCATCGAAGTGGAGCACCTGGACTGTTTCCGGGGGCAACAGATGCAGGACACTTTTGACACAGACGTGGTGGCCAAGACGGTGGACAGCAAAGATG CCATTCACAGTCTGAAGCTGAGCCGGAGCCACGTGGACTGGCACAGCGTGGACGAGGTGTATCTGTACAGCGACGCCACCACCTCCAAGATCGCCCGCACCGTGACGCAGAAGCTCGGGTTCTCCAAAG CCTCCAGCAGCGGGACGCGCCTGCACCGGGGCTACGTGGAGGAGGCCTCTCTGGAGGACAAGCCCCCGCAGACCACGCACATCGTCTTCGTGGTCCACGGCATCGGCCAGAAGATGGACCAGGGCCGCATCATCAAGAACACCGGCAT GATGAGGGACGCCGCGaggaagatggaggagaagCACTTTTCGGAGCGCACTGCCGAGCACGTGGAGTTCCTGCCCGTGGAGTGGAGGTCCAAGCTGGCCCTGGACGGAG ACACGGTGGACTCCATCACCCCAGACAAGGTTCGCGGCCTGAGAGACATGCTGAACAGCAGTGCCATGGACATCATGTACTACACCAGCCCCCTGTACAGGGATGAG ATCACCAAAGGCCTGACGCAGGAGCTGAACCGGCTCTACACGCTCTTCTGCTCGCGGAACCCCGAGTTCGAGGAGAACGGCGGGAAGGTGTCCATCGTGTCCCACTCGCTGGGCTGCGTCATCACCTTCGACATCATGACCGGCTGGGACCCGGTGCGCTTCTGCCTGCAGGAGCATCacgagctggaggaggtggacCTGCGCTGGCTCAGCTACGAggagcgccacctgctggagcagctgcagaTCACCAGGCGGCG GTTGAGGGAGCTGGAGGATCAGCTTCAGGGGCTGGAGGCCTCCAAGGCACTGTCGTCCCCGGCCCTGAAGTTTAAG GTGGAGAACTTCTTCTGCATGGGCTCCCCGCTGGCCGTCTTCCTGGCCCTGCGGGGCATCCGGCCGGGCAACAGTGGCTACCAGGACCACATCCTGCCCAAATCCATCTGCCAGCGCCTGTTCAACATCTTCCACCCCACCGACCCCGTG GCTTACAGGCTGGAGCCCCTCATCCTGAAGCATTACAGCAACATTGCACCTGTCCAAATACACTG GTGCAACACCACCAACCCCACCCATTACGAGGAGATCCGTCCGACGTTCATCAACCCGGTGAAGGAGACTGCCTCGGACACGGAGAGCATCCCCAgccccagcacctcccccgTGCTGGCCCGCAGGCACTACGGGGAGTCCATCACCAACCTGGGCAAGGCCAGCATcctgg GCGCGGCGAGCATCGGCAAGGGCATCGGCGGGATCCTGTTCTCCAGATTCTCCCGCTCCAGCAGCCAGACGTCCGGCGTGGAGGGCGGGGCGCCCGAGGGCGAGGAGAAGAGACCGGGGGAGAGCCAATCGTCATACGGCCTGTCCGCCATGTCACAGTCCACCTCCGCCATCATCGATACCACGC tGGAGCTGGAGCACCGCATCGACTTCGAGCTCCGCGAGGGCCTGGTGGAGAGCCGCTATTGGTCGGCAGTGACGTCGCACACAGCCTATTGGTCCTCGCACGACGTGGCGCTGTTCCTGCTGACCTTCATGTACAGGCAGAACGAGCTGCCCGAGTCCAGCGAAGACAATCCTGACCCGGTGTAG